One genomic window of Halobellus limi includes the following:
- a CDS encoding SpoVR family protein yields the protein MTTRPRRFRRAAREEADRLEEPVREAAALARKLGLDPYPVNYWVVDHDEMNQLIAYGGFQTRYPHWRWGMTYDRQRKQDQFGMGKAFEIVNNDDPSHAFLQESNSLADQKAVITHVEAHADFFRNNEWFSRFSGDGDLDAAAMLERHAETIQRYVEDSEIDREDVERFVDAVTCLEDTIDQHRPLTADRDGERSRPEDLRERLDEMDFSPAVSGAVFDDEWLDELAEAEAAAADLDRPRADVLGFLLERGTVYDEETGEAVEMEPWQTDVLELLRREAYYFAPQKMTKTMNEGWAAYWESQMMGEERFAGTDEFLTYADHQARVLGSPGLNPYKLGKELWEYVENAANRREVAERLLRVEGITWRNFHDAVDFEAVQSLLEPHPAIDRIRPDTLEDLAALPEDDPRVDWETLDRALSDPDAVDVERYPWKVLTYEGLAERHFSLVKPQNRGFLRRVRRSELEELSRYMFDDARYGSVEAALAEVEKTAGWNRMYEVRESHNDVTFLDAFLSPEFVESNDYFTYEYTRSTGDFRVASTDPDDVKKKLLLQFTNFGKPTIAVFDDNFRNRGELLLGHRYNGIMLDLDEARDVLERVHELWGRPVNLMTIRKEYDDHDVEIARRRNREPEPTEVGVRIRYDGEGFDEFELDPDLQERIAADDIDYDTKPDEWLS from the coding sequence ATGACAACCAGACCGCGACGTTTCAGACGGGCGGCGCGCGAGGAGGCCGATCGGCTCGAAGAGCCGGTGCGGGAGGCCGCCGCGCTCGCCCGGAAACTCGGACTCGACCCCTACCCGGTGAACTACTGGGTGGTCGACCACGACGAGATGAACCAGCTCATCGCCTACGGCGGCTTCCAGACCCGGTACCCGCACTGGCGCTGGGGGATGACCTACGACCGCCAGCGCAAGCAGGACCAGTTCGGGATGGGCAAGGCCTTCGAGATCGTCAACAACGACGACCCGAGCCACGCCTTCCTGCAGGAGTCGAACTCCCTGGCCGACCAGAAGGCCGTGATCACCCACGTCGAGGCGCACGCGGACTTCTTCCGCAACAACGAGTGGTTTTCCAGGTTCTCCGGCGACGGCGACCTCGACGCCGCCGCGATGCTCGAACGCCACGCCGAGACGATCCAGCGGTACGTCGAGGACTCCGAGATCGACCGCGAGGACGTCGAGCGCTTCGTCGACGCCGTCACCTGCTTGGAGGACACGATCGACCAGCACCGGCCGCTGACCGCCGACCGCGACGGGGAGCGGAGCCGGCCGGAGGACCTCAGAGAGCGACTCGACGAGATGGACTTCTCGCCCGCAGTCAGCGGCGCGGTCTTCGACGACGAGTGGCTCGACGAACTCGCGGAGGCGGAGGCCGCCGCGGCGGACCTCGACCGGCCGCGGGCGGACGTCCTCGGGTTCCTCCTCGAACGGGGGACCGTCTACGACGAGGAGACCGGCGAGGCCGTCGAGATGGAGCCCTGGCAGACCGACGTCCTCGAACTCCTCCGCCGGGAGGCGTACTACTTCGCGCCGCAGAAGATGACGAAGACGATGAACGAGGGCTGGGCGGCCTACTGGGAGTCGCAGATGATGGGCGAGGAGCGCTTCGCCGGCACCGACGAGTTCCTCACCTACGCCGACCACCAGGCCCGCGTGCTGGGCTCGCCCGGGCTCAACCCGTACAAGCTTGGGAAAGAACTCTGGGAGTACGTCGAGAACGCGGCCAACCGGCGGGAAGTCGCGGAGAGGCTCCTCCGCGTCGAGGGGATCACCTGGCGGAACTTCCACGACGCCGTCGACTTCGAGGCGGTCCAGTCCCTCCTCGAACCGCACCCGGCGATCGACCGCATCAGGCCGGACACCCTGGAGGATCTCGCGGCCCTCCCCGAGGACGACCCCCGCGTGGACTGGGAGACGCTCGATCGGGCGCTGTCGGACCCCGACGCCGTCGACGTCGAGCGCTATCCGTGGAAGGTCCTCACCTACGAGGGGCTGGCCGAGCGACACTTCTCGCTCGTGAAACCGCAGAACCGGGGGTTCCTCCGGCGCGTCAGGCGCTCGGAGCTCGAAGAGCTCTCCAGATACATGTTCGACGACGCGAGGTACGGCAGCGTCGAGGCGGCCCTCGCCGAGGTCGAGAAGACCGCCGGGTGGAACCGGATGTACGAGGTCCGCGAGAGTCACAACGACGTGACGTTCCTCGACGCGTTCCTCTCCCCGGAGTTCGTCGAGTCGAACGACTACTTCACGTACGAGTACACCCGCTCGACGGGGGACTTCCGCGTCGCCTCGACGGACCCCGACGACGTGAAGAAGAAGCTGCTCCTGCAGTTCACCAACTTCGGGAAGCCGACGATCGCCGTCTTCGACGACAACTTCCGGAACCGCGGGGAGTTGCTTCTCGGACACCGATACAACGGGATTATGCTCGACCTCGACGAGGCGCGCGACGTCCTCGAACGCGTCCACGAACTGTGGGGCCGGCCGGTCAACCTGATGACGATCCGCAAGGAGTACGACGACCACGACGTCGAGATCGCGCGTCGGCGCAACCGCGAGCCGGAGCCCACCGAAGTCGGGGTGCGGATCCGCTACGACGGCGAGGGGTTCGACGAGTTCGAACTCGACCCCGACCTGCAAGAGCGGATCGCCGCGGACGACATCGACTACGACACGAAGCCCGACGAGTGGCTGTCGTAG
- a CDS encoding halo transducer protein, which produces MSPNRVEGDRTVVGLPTEEAVEAVVAADPTRDPDEVRSLLDHVTEDGRVTRDGIDATVSDVAKRLATAETRVELARSALDDASRAAAGVRELDVVASRLEGYRATLDAVTTRVERLGAELRETSTPADRPDAVYESVVELRRIAIEIREPQRRADDLQLDLEEFGRWLGSHERRRRAFAEDVDAVADSLEAARGDRDDAESWLDASLQAALVPVLIADLRAELADLREMAERDGVADGKWAEELEGRLDALESRAESVRDTLDEAGTPAWAEAHGDRIDAFARSLDGVEPPVDWGAVRSDLERARALDEPYP; this is translated from the coding sequence ATGAGTCCGAACCGAGTGGAGGGCGACCGGACGGTCGTCGGACTGCCGACCGAGGAGGCGGTGGAAGCGGTCGTCGCTGCGGACCCGACGCGCGACCCCGATGAGGTCCGGTCACTCCTCGATCACGTCACGGAGGACGGCCGAGTGACGCGCGACGGCATCGACGCGACCGTCTCGGACGTCGCGAAGCGTCTGGCGACCGCGGAGACCCGCGTCGAACTCGCCCGGTCGGCGCTCGACGACGCGTCGAGGGCCGCCGCCGGAGTCAGGGAACTCGACGTCGTCGCGTCGCGCTTAGAAGGGTATCGAGCGACGCTCGACGCGGTCACGACGCGGGTGGAACGGCTCGGGGCGGAACTCCGGGAAACGTCGACCCCGGCGGACCGCCCCGACGCAGTCTACGAGTCGGTCGTCGAACTCCGGCGGATCGCGATCGAGATTCGGGAGCCACAGCGGCGGGCCGACGACCTGCAACTGGATCTCGAAGAGTTCGGGCGGTGGCTCGGCTCCCACGAGCGCAGACGCCGCGCGTTCGCGGAGGACGTCGACGCCGTCGCCGACTCGCTCGAAGCCGCTCGGGGCGACCGCGACGACGCCGAGTCGTGGCTCGACGCGTCGTTGCAGGCGGCACTGGTCCCGGTACTGATCGCGGACCTGCGGGCCGAACTGGCCGACCTCCGCGAGATGGCCGAACGCGACGGCGTCGCGGACGGAAAGTGGGCCGAGGAACTCGAAGGGCGCCTCGACGCGCTCGAATCGCGGGCCGAATCGGTGCGGGACACGCTCGACGAAGCCGGGACCCCGGCGTGGGCGGAGGCCCACGGCGACCGGATCGACGCGTTCGCGCGTTCCCTCGACGGGGTCGAACCGCCCGTGGACTGGGGTGCGGTTCGGTCCGACCTCGAACGGGCCCGCGCGCTCGACGAACCGTATCCCTGA
- a CDS encoding TrkA C-terminal domain-containing protein, giving the protein MSPAAVTGLSLQVGAGIPDDPTLIGALTRVIGLALLAALLAALGAILYRWYTREEIPAWLATLVGASGVAVYLNAVGLFQRAVGSNPADVFDPTVVLVNAATLAAAIAVSPAGRAVGDRLATSVFALVGARELDTEVSRLVSNVGRIRAVELPEEADDVADIEGYEPVPGATKEELAGKTLLVPRNLRGEALRDRVAARIKEDYGVGYVDLELADDGTVTKLGLGRRVAGLGTTLAPGFAAVAVRADPGAGASAGDAVQLWQRVDGTGADGESSEKTARRVASGELRASTDDVATVILDETDAAALAPGESYRLLTLPTDPGAEREFTALLRAADETMDAVAVEEGSALDGATLGDVAATVVAIRPPGNPIEAIPARSRELAAGDELYVVARPERLREVAGLAAAASADGGVDGSDGDRDDPTA; this is encoded by the coding sequence GTGAGTCCCGCCGCGGTGACCGGGCTCTCGCTCCAGGTCGGCGCGGGCATCCCGGACGATCCGACGCTGATCGGCGCGCTGACGCGCGTGATCGGCCTCGCCCTCCTCGCTGCGCTGCTGGCCGCGCTCGGGGCGATTCTCTACCGGTGGTACACCCGCGAGGAGATCCCGGCGTGGCTGGCGACGCTCGTCGGCGCGTCCGGGGTGGCGGTGTATCTCAACGCCGTCGGCCTCTTCCAGCGCGCCGTGGGGTCGAACCCCGCCGACGTGTTCGATCCGACGGTCGTGCTCGTCAACGCGGCGACGCTCGCCGCCGCCATCGCCGTCTCGCCCGCCGGCCGGGCGGTCGGTGACCGACTGGCGACGAGCGTGTTCGCGCTCGTCGGGGCGCGCGAACTCGACACCGAGGTGAGCCGACTGGTCAGCAACGTCGGACGCATCCGCGCGGTCGAACTCCCGGAAGAGGCCGACGACGTGGCCGATATCGAGGGGTACGAGCCCGTCCCGGGGGCGACGAAGGAGGAACTGGCGGGCAAGACGCTCCTCGTGCCCCGGAACCTCCGCGGGGAGGCTCTCCGGGACCGGGTCGCCGCGCGCATCAAGGAGGACTACGGCGTCGGCTACGTCGACCTCGAACTCGCCGACGACGGGACGGTGACGAAACTCGGCCTCGGTCGTCGCGTCGCCGGCCTCGGAACGACGCTCGCGCCCGGGTTCGCCGCCGTCGCCGTCCGTGCCGATCCGGGCGCGGGGGCGTCCGCCGGCGACGCCGTACAGTTGTGGCAGCGGGTCGACGGGACGGGAGCGGACGGAGAGAGTAGCGAAAAAACGGCCAGGCGCGTCGCGAGCGGCGAACTCCGCGCCTCGACCGACGACGTCGCCACGGTGATCCTCGACGAGACCGACGCGGCGGCGCTCGCGCCCGGGGAGTCCTACCGACTGCTCACGCTTCCGACCGACCCCGGCGCGGAGCGCGAGTTCACGGCCCTGCTGCGCGCGGCCGACGAGACGATGGACGCCGTCGCCGTCGAGGAGGGCAGCGCCCTCGACGGCGCGACGCTGGGCGACGTCGCCGCGACGGTGGTCGCCATACGGCCGCCGGGGAACCCGATCGAGGCGATCCCCGCGCGGAGCAGGGAACTCGCCGCCGGCGACGAGCTGTACGTGGTCGCCCGCCCCGAGCGGCTCCGCGAGGTGGCCGGACTCGCGGCGGCCGCGTCCGCGGACGGCGGCGTCGACGGGTCGGACGGGGACCGCGACGACCCGACGGCGTAA
- the pstC gene encoding phosphate ABC transporter permease subunit PstC, which produces MSSTHNLIERGRSRIRAVARRRGRQARDFVDETEPEALAVVTVASVSLVAALAGFLLVSALTVVPFATFLVAVAYGWLRHQEVTARVLTLTTTVSTLLILGLIIVFIFLESIPVVRYESATVFGVTVPGLRMFLETRWDAVSDPVRFSMVPMIHGTVMVTVIATAVAAPLGVSAALFLSEIAPPPVREVVKPGVEILAGIPSIVYGFIGFTILSPWASTQFRLTGQGTYLFVGVVVGLMALPTVVSVAEDALSSVPESIKSGSLAVGTTDWQTMTSITLPAAFSGVSAAVLLGVGRAIGETMAATVMLKGVPRLTDPLYNAFYGQETLTSIIARNYGDADGLQMDALFVAGVILFITVLFISIGSQYIEWRMKRQFGGDV; this is translated from the coding sequence ATGTCATCAACTCACAATCTCATCGAACGCGGACGGTCGAGGATCCGGGCGGTCGCGAGGCGCCGGGGTCGACAAGCGCGCGACTTCGTCGACGAGACCGAACCCGAGGCGCTCGCGGTCGTGACGGTCGCCTCGGTCTCGCTCGTCGCCGCGCTCGCCGGCTTCCTGCTCGTCTCGGCGCTGACCGTCGTGCCGTTCGCGACGTTCCTCGTCGCCGTCGCGTACGGGTGGCTTCGCCACCAGGAGGTAACGGCTCGCGTCCTGACGCTGACGACGACCGTCTCGACGCTCCTGATCCTGGGACTCATCATCGTGTTCATCTTCCTGGAGTCGATCCCGGTCGTCCGATACGAGAGCGCGACCGTCTTCGGCGTGACCGTGCCGGGGCTTCGGATGTTTCTCGAGACGCGCTGGGACGCCGTCAGCGACCCCGTCCGGTTCTCGATGGTCCCGATGATCCACGGGACGGTGATGGTGACCGTCATCGCGACGGCGGTGGCCGCACCGCTCGGGGTCTCGGCGGCGCTGTTCCTCTCGGAGATCGCCCCGCCACCCGTTCGGGAGGTCGTCAAGCCCGGCGTCGAGATCCTCGCGGGCATCCCCTCTATCGTCTACGGGTTCATCGGGTTCACCATCCTGAGCCCGTGGGCGTCCACCCAGTTCCGGCTCACCGGTCAGGGGACGTACCTCTTCGTCGGCGTCGTCGTCGGGCTGATGGCGCTCCCGACGGTCGTCTCCGTCGCGGAGGACGCGCTCTCGAGCGTGCCCGAGTCGATCAAGAGCGGGTCGCTCGCGGTCGGGACGACCGACTGGCAGACGATGACGTCGATCACGCTCCCGGCGGCGTTCTCGGGCGTCTCCGCCGCGGTGCTGCTCGGCGTGGGTCGCGCCATCGGCGAGACGATGGCCGCGACGGTGATGCTGAAGGGGGTTCCGCGGCTCACCGATCCGCTCTATAACGCGTTCTACGGGCAGGAGACCCTCACGTCGATCATCGCCCGCAACTACGGCGACGCGGACGGGCTCCAGATGGACGCGCTGTTCGTCGCCGGCGTGATCCTCTTTATCACCGTCCTGTTCATCTCGATCGGCTCGCAGTACATCGAGTGGCGGATGAAGCGGCAGTTCGGAGGTGACGTCTGA
- a CDS encoding potassium channel family protein — translation MASLPVEILYGLYLGVLTGLVPSFIAWLLGFGFKYFTGITIPGLGVVGLGVMIAGLNGGLLALADPSLTGSANQLRLTVALLVVLMGTLYAHGQGDKMGASLPRRMTLRELTKRTLSADVVELVGGRGQARITVVGEIGDIEGYPPLPAALREAIRAETWTFPADLPLVELESRVAAALRTEYDLVEVSVTLDERARATVSAAPPTSGLSKHLKPGERAVSVDALVPTGAARGDEVTVLADGERFDARLLGVVEDAGADAGTSGSAGEPPAAETDGGDETTGAPVATSEATVPTATGGPARVTLAAGRQPATTLLAADDVRLIVESRGSRREFELVGLLRRTGKRFRRFTVGAGSELAGTTIGEAGVREIHGVIVLAIRHDGSWSIAPRGSHAVAAGDDLLVVGGKADLDAFGEVAA, via the coding sequence ATGGCATCGCTCCCCGTCGAAATCCTCTACGGCCTCTACCTCGGCGTGCTCACTGGGCTCGTCCCGTCGTTCATCGCGTGGCTCCTCGGCTTCGGGTTCAAGTACTTCACCGGGATCACGATCCCCGGCCTGGGCGTCGTCGGCCTCGGCGTGATGATCGCCGGCCTCAACGGCGGACTCTTAGCGCTCGCGGACCCCTCGCTCACGGGGTCTGCGAACCAACTCCGGCTCACGGTCGCGCTGCTTGTCGTCCTGATGGGGACGCTGTACGCGCACGGCCAGGGCGACAAGATGGGCGCGTCGCTCCCGCGTCGGATGACGCTCCGCGAACTCACGAAGCGGACCCTCTCGGCGGACGTCGTCGAACTGGTCGGCGGCCGCGGCCAGGCCCGGATCACCGTCGTCGGCGAGATCGGCGACATAGAGGGGTACCCGCCGCTCCCGGCGGCGCTGCGGGAGGCGATCCGCGCGGAGACGTGGACGTTTCCGGCGGATCTCCCGCTCGTCGAACTGGAATCGCGCGTCGCGGCCGCGCTCCGAACGGAGTACGACCTCGTCGAGGTGTCGGTGACGCTCGACGAGCGCGCCCGGGCCACGGTTTCCGCGGCGCCGCCGACGAGCGGCCTCTCGAAACACCTCAAACCGGGCGAGCGGGCGGTGTCGGTGGACGCGTTGGTCCCGACGGGGGCCGCGCGGGGCGACGAGGTGACGGTCCTCGCCGACGGCGAGCGGTTCGACGCGCGGCTTCTGGGCGTCGTCGAGGACGCGGGGGCGGACGCCGGGACGTCTGGATCGGCGGGGGAGCCGCCGGCCGCCGAAACCGACGGCGGTGACGAGACGACCGGCGCGCCGGTCGCGACGAGCGAGGCGACGGTCCCGACGGCGACGGGCGGCCCGGCGCGGGTCACGCTCGCGGCCGGTCGACAGCCGGCGACGACGCTCCTCGCGGCCGACGACGTCCGTCTGATCGTCGAGTCCCGGGGGAGCCGACGGGAGTTCGAGTTGGTCGGACTGCTCCGCCGCACCGGCAAGCGGTTCCGGCGGTTCACGGTCGGGGCGGGGAGCGAGTTGGCGGGGACCACGATCGGGGAGGCCGGCGTCCGGGAGATCCACGGCGTGATCGTCCTCGCGATCAGACACGACGGGTCGTGGTCGATCGCGCCCCGCGGATCGCACGCCGTCGCCGCCGGCGACGACCTCCTCGTCGTCGGTGGCAAGGCGGACCTGGACGCGTTCGGGGAGGTGGCGGCGTGA
- a CDS encoding substrate-binding domain-containing protein, with product MTRESERLGDRVSRREFLVASGAVGTAGLAGCGASQGGSNTESASGGDGGGESTPTQSQSDASGGGEGGVDTSLLNAEGSSTVYPISNKGSSYWNSNAPPSDGEYWGSNSESTVPGWEELGEPDMMIADYFASQAGFEPTEQRSEPPFPTTVGLSHSGTGCEAVVDGLVDIGNSSGPITAELDWSEERRDEEVVDHVVGRDGQPIVVSSDVADAGIDQLTGEQVRAVFQGEVDNWSELDGIDYDQELFVIGRAEGSGTDTSFRLNMLGDADASMDVDTRQGQNQQVAQLVSQNDGAIAYMALAFTSDQVQPIAIDFEGTVYEPDPDAENTIFDSEYPLNRDLHMYTKITEDTPSGTDQREAAFLNMFLTEFGQRVFVEDVNYIPLPTADIEAEREKLSDWIDY from the coding sequence ATGACGCGCGAATCAGAGCGCCTCGGAGACCGCGTATCACGTCGGGAATTCCTCGTCGCCTCGGGTGCCGTCGGAACCGCCGGTCTTGCGGGCTGCGGTGCCTCGCAGGGCGGCTCGAACACGGAGTCGGCCTCCGGCGGGGACGGCGGCGGCGAGAGCACGCCGACGCAGTCGCAGTCCGACGCCTCGGGCGGGGGAGAGGGCGGCGTCGATACCTCGCTTCTCAACGCCGAGGGCTCCTCGACGGTCTACCCGATCTCGAACAAGGGCAGTTCCTACTGGAACTCCAACGCGCCGCCGAGCGACGGTGAGTACTGGGGCTCGAACTCGGAGAGCACCGTGCCCGGCTGGGAGGAACTCGGCGAGCCGGACATGATGATCGCCGACTACTTCGCGAGCCAGGCCGGGTTCGAGCCGACCGAGCAGCGCTCGGAGCCGCCGTTCCCGACGACCGTCGGCCTCTCGCACTCGGGAACCGGCTGTGAGGCGGTCGTCGACGGACTCGTCGACATCGGGAACTCCTCGGGGCCGATCACGGCCGAACTCGACTGGAGCGAGGAGCGCCGGGACGAGGAGGTCGTCGACCACGTCGTCGGCCGCGACGGGCAGCCCATCGTGGTCAGTTCCGACGTCGCCGACGCCGGGATCGACCAGCTCACCGGCGAGCAGGTCCGGGCCGTCTTCCAGGGCGAGGTCGACAACTGGAGCGAACTCGACGGGATCGACTACGACCAGGAACTGTTCGTGATCGGCCGCGCGGAGGGCTCCGGGACGGACACTTCCTTCCGGCTCAACATGCTCGGCGACGCCGACGCGTCGATGGACGTCGACACCCGGCAGGGGCAGAACCAGCAGGTCGCCCAGCTCGTCTCGCAGAACGACGGTGCCATCGCGTACATGGCGCTCGCCTTCACGAGCGATCAGGTCCAGCCGATCGCGATCGACTTCGAGGGGACCGTCTACGAGCCCGACCCCGACGCGGAGAACACCATCTTCGACAGCGAGTACCCGCTCAACCGCGACCTGCACATGTACACGAAGATCACTGAGGACACGCCGAGCGGGACGGACCAGCGCGAGGCCGCGTTCCTGAACATGTTCCTGACGGAGTTCGGACAGCGGGTGTTCGTCGAGGACGTCAACTACATCCCCCTCCCGACCGCGGACATCGAGGCCGAGCGCGAGAAGCTGAGCGACTGGATCGACTACTGA
- a CDS encoding YeaH/YhbH family protein, with product MGLREDLERFREVGEERREDLESFIRYGDLSGSESDQIQIPIKVVDLPEFQYDRLDRGGVGQGDGGTPDVGQPVGQPQPGDGDGDDEGEEGEPGEEGGEHGYYEMDPEEFAEELDEELGLDLEPKGKEVIEEVQGDFTDVTRTGPNSTLDFERLFKQGLKRKLATDFDEEFVREAMKVDGETPQSVFQWCRERNILVSLAWIESEWDEIEDEERGTWGSFAEMESNVERTTAVQRIRRKGLKEVPFRRDDERYRHPEIEEKKQKNVVVVNIRDVSGSMRETKRELVERTFTPLDWYLQGKYDNAEFVYIAHDADAWEVDREEFFGIRSGGGTRISSAYELAKEVLEAAYPWAEWNRYVFAAGDSENSSNDTTEKVIPLMREIPANRHAYVETQPGGTAINATHAEEVEDAFSDDESVVVARVSGPEDVTDAIYEILQPASSKVSTASPAGSS from the coding sequence ATGGGACTGAGAGAGGACCTCGAACGGTTCCGTGAGGTCGGCGAGGAGCGCCGCGAGGACCTCGAATCGTTCATCCGCTACGGCGACCTCAGCGGATCCGAGTCCGACCAGATCCAGATCCCGATCAAGGTCGTCGACCTCCCCGAGTTCCAGTACGACAGGCTCGACCGCGGCGGGGTCGGCCAGGGCGACGGCGGCACGCCGGACGTCGGACAGCCGGTCGGCCAGCCGCAGCCCGGCGACGGCGACGGGGACGACGAGGGCGAAGAGGGCGAGCCCGGCGAGGAGGGCGGCGAACACGGCTACTACGAGATGGACCCCGAGGAGTTCGCCGAGGAACTCGACGAGGAGCTCGGCTTGGACCTCGAACCCAAGGGCAAGGAGGTGATCGAGGAGGTCCAGGGCGACTTCACCGACGTCACGCGGACGGGCCCGAACAGCACGCTCGACTTCGAGCGGCTGTTCAAACAGGGCTTAAAACGGAAGCTCGCGACCGACTTCGACGAGGAGTTCGTCCGCGAGGCGATGAAGGTCGACGGCGAGACGCCGCAGTCGGTCTTCCAGTGGTGTCGCGAGCGGAACATCCTCGTCTCCCTCGCCTGGATCGAGTCCGAGTGGGACGAGATCGAAGACGAAGAACGCGGGACGTGGGGCTCCTTCGCGGAGATGGAGTCGAACGTCGAGCGGACCACGGCGGTCCAGCGGATCCGGCGGAAGGGGCTCAAGGAAGTGCCGTTCCGCCGCGACGACGAGCGGTACCGCCACCCCGAGATCGAGGAGAAGAAGCAGAAGAACGTCGTCGTCGTGAACATCCGCGACGTCTCGGGGTCGATGCGCGAGACCAAGCGCGAACTCGTCGAGCGGACGTTCACGCCGCTGGATTGGTACCTCCAGGGGAAGTACGACAACGCCGAGTTCGTCTACATCGCCCACGACGCCGACGCCTGGGAGGTCGACCGCGAGGAGTTCTTCGGCATCCGCTCGGGCGGCGGCACGCGCATCTCCAGCGCGTACGAACTGGCGAAGGAGGTGTTGGAGGCCGCGTACCCCTGGGCGGAGTGGAACCGCTACGTCTTCGCCGCCGGCGACTCCGAGAACTCCTCGAACGACACCACCGAGAAGGTGATCCCGCTGATGCGCGAGATCCCCGCGAACCGACACGCGTACGTGGAGACCCAGCCCGGCGGCACGGCGATCAACGCGACGCACGCCGAGGAGGTCGAAGACGCCTTCTCCGACGACGAAAGCGTCGTCGTGGCGCGGGTCAGCGGCCCCGAGGACGTCACCGACGCGATCTACGAGATCCTCCAGCCGGCGTCGTCGAAGGTATCGACGGCGTCACCGGCGGGGTCGTCCTGA
- a CDS encoding ubiquitin-like small modifier protein 1, whose amino-acid sequence MQITWRLFADLAEVAGGREHTVSVGGDGTVDDAIDALLAECDGLDDRILDGDSIADDVNLMRNGTPASPADEIDDGDELAMFPPVTGGSLPIV is encoded by the coding sequence ATGCAGATCACCTGGCGGCTGTTCGCCGATCTCGCCGAGGTCGCGGGCGGACGAGAACACACCGTCTCCGTCGGCGGCGACGGCACGGTCGACGACGCGATCGACGCGCTCTTAGCGGAGTGTGACGGTCTCGACGACCGGATTCTCGACGGTGACTCCATCGCCGACGACGTGAACCTGATGCGGAACGGCACGCCCGCCTCGCCGGCGGACGAGATCGACGACGGCGACGAACTCGCGATGTTCCCGCCGGTGACCGGCGGCTCACTGCCGATTGTTTGA